In one window of Bdellovibrio bacteriovorus W DNA:
- a CDS encoding hypothetical protein (COG0457 FOG: TPR repeat) yields the protein MRKIEASTVEKYQNILEKDPNSQVFAPLAEAYREMGMLQEADKIASLGIQRHPQFVGGLVTFARIKRELGDLKKALDALQKATSLSPENILAHQILAEVQLASKNPKDALKSFKMVLFLNPQSKSAQKAVQKLESVTADEYDDDVFSMTKLPDVQLNAGAPKEDLIPLIDLAPSAASANTSRALERMLSLIDAFIVRNDLEKAQTLLKDTQAEFGQHPEIERRLKSLQMRSNEGDEATPLRPLQSRQHLIREKKLATLEMMLRKIEDYRAGVDA from the coding sequence ATGCGCAAAATTGAAGCAAGCACAGTTGAAAAGTATCAAAACATTCTCGAGAAAGACCCGAATTCTCAGGTGTTTGCCCCTTTGGCGGAAGCCTATCGGGAAATGGGTATGCTTCAAGAAGCTGACAAAATCGCTTCCCTTGGCATTCAGCGCCACCCCCAATTTGTAGGTGGTTTGGTCACGTTCGCCCGCATCAAACGTGAACTTGGGGATCTTAAGAAAGCTTTAGATGCCTTGCAAAAAGCGACAAGCCTTTCTCCAGAAAATATTTTAGCACATCAAATTTTGGCAGAAGTGCAACTTGCTAGTAAGAACCCGAAGGACGCTTTAAAATCCTTCAAAATGGTTTTATTCCTAAATCCTCAGTCAAAATCGGCTCAAAAAGCGGTTCAAAAACTTGAATCCGTGACGGCTGACGAGTACGACGACGACGTTTTCTCGATGACTAAACTTCCCGACGTGCAACTCAACGCAGGTGCTCCGAAAGAGGACCTCATCCCTCTAATAGACCTTGCTCCGAGTGCGGCATCAGCGAACACTAGCCGCGCCCTTGAGAGAATGCTCTCATTGATTGATGCTTTTATCGTGCGCAACGACCTTGAAAAAGCTCAGACACTTTTAAAAGATACTCAAGCTGAGTTCGGTCAACACCCTGAAATTGAGAGACGCTTAAAATCCTTGCAAATGCGCTCCAATGAAGGCGATGAGGCCACTCCCCTACGTCCGTTACAGTCTCGCCAGCACCTAATTCGCGAGAAGAAGCTTGCGACGCTTGAAATGATGCTTCGCAAAATTGAAGATTATCGCGCCGGGGTTGACGCCTAA
- a CDS encoding translation elongation factor EF-P (COG0231 Translation elongation factor P (EF-P)/translation initiation factor 5A (eIF-5A)), with protein sequence MYETSDFRKGLKVMVEGKPYVVVDFQHVKPGKGNQFTRSKLRNLLTGQNLEVTFKSGEKFEVPNVENKEMTFLYKDDTGYNFMSQESFEQIAMSDEDLGESKYYLTENLTVMILFYNEKAVACEVPKAVNLTVAQTDPGIKGDRVTGATKPATMESGLTVNVPLHINEGDVLRIDTSSGEYVERVSQK encoded by the coding sequence ATGTACGAAACGTCGGATTTTAGAAAAGGCCTCAAAGTCATGGTTGAGGGCAAACCTTATGTTGTTGTTGATTTCCAACACGTTAAACCAGGTAAAGGTAACCAATTCACTCGCTCTAAATTAAGAAACCTTCTAACAGGTCAAAACCTTGAAGTGACTTTCAAATCAGGTGAGAAGTTTGAAGTTCCTAACGTTGAAAATAAAGAGATGACTTTCCTTTATAAAGACGACACTGGCTATAACTTCATGTCTCAAGAAAGCTTTGAACAAATCGCTATGTCTGATGAAGACTTAGGCGAATCTAAGTACTATCTGACTGAAAACCTGACTGTTATGATCCTTTTCTACAATGAAAAAGCTGTAGCATGTGAAGTTCCTAAAGCTGTGAACTTGACGGTGGCTCAGACTGATCCAGGGATCAAAGGTGACCGCGTAACTGGCGCTACTAAGCCAGCAACTATGGAGAGTGGATTAACTGTAAACGTTCCTCTTCATATCAACGAAGGTGACGTTCTTCGCATTGACACTTCGTCTGGCGAATACGTAGAGCGCGTTTCTCAAAAGTAA
- a CDS encoding hypothetical protein (COG2911 Uncharacterized protein conserved in bacteria) — translation MKRVFWILITPTIVIALLWFATDLWIQPQVEKWVLNKIETLSESKSPVRVRAEGFSFKIFKPSVTLSKIELQGQGELKAIIEKIEVERVRVFIDYFDLIAGRLNISAIAITSPVVHLNLDPVLKDTKAPQKLPIDALFDHLEGLPLDRVFLRDIQLSLKAPSQNWSVIVDGGELALTNKEKNINAKANLPEIVANLGKIGSFAAAIDSHLFLNRKSLKIVQFSVQHGESEVSVRGEITPIANVTVKPAGLIAVTTRLNLEDANTELAKIFPDKKLPSVSGALRAEVEARLNGMDRVTAKASIQSNNFIFDKFELGDARIEGEFKENTISFSEFQVSHPSGDATIKKSKLFLSNDLAFSAEVATDNLDLYKLFKSLNLGNIPVGVDISARLPCSGKIRPSFELSCSQGEIHGKNLWVHTGFGPQETSILDLESLSARGSVHVTMDSVSYTAALQVGDSVGQSEGVIDYHKGFKINFATKSLDFKNVKNLAHLHFSGQAGIEGQTSGNASTAQFSMKVNARNFVFERFHLGNLISDLSFKKSVLYFQNLAGSIGKSQYLGDLDVDLHNMTLDGEFSAPSTDLNDIAFVFDNIYRFPFTVRGSGAVKARVSGPLSLWKMNYKLDSAFQNVSIGSENFNSLDVNFTGLDGNLQIEKALLKKNQSTLQLRGGISSRQIFDIQADAKNWKLEESDIISSINSNIVGTLNFAAQFQDSVYAPVIKLNGSITDTYFEEHEIPNSNFAISLNTQSLNTQLSLFGNRVTALINYPFSKNTTPLVLKVNTSEWNYSNLLGLIGGASLANDYDSKLTAKIDLTSPSGELFKASGSVNIEHFALQRGDLAFANKEPIEILADNGRVSFKNFHLEGPGNYLQIKGDNFTAENLNVNLNSRANLHLLHIFLPFLEDLGGQVQFSTTVSGSVAKPQILGNLTSRNAFIKIKGLPHPIERLSLDAAFSQSKVLINGIQGQIAGGTVTGEGGILINGIRDLPTSIRLGLENVTMNVPDRVRSTGNADLLFSGNWFPFTLSGTYRIQNAFIDKEFTEDAGGVTGVRQSYYLPKGIKEGNFQPLFLDIQLVMERNIIVKNSLIDGSVNGQLQVKGTPDSPILLGRINLDRKSKLIFKDKIFEIQNGLIEFNDPNEINPNLYINALSRINDYDITLLTQGSAKNLIIRLTSVPPLPEQDIISLIALGVTSSAMDQNVQSRQQAEQLGVEIGGAVLAKPISKQLENTIGFNFQVTSEYDSIRNITVPKVTLSRYLSDKVKVSGGRPVRESQSYDIKLEYLFNNNMTAIGSFENRGIEEEPSLQGSQQEAQSIFGLDLEFKWEFK, via the coding sequence GTGAAGCGTGTGTTCTGGATTCTGATCACTCCCACAATAGTGATCGCTCTCTTATGGTTTGCTACGGATTTATGGATTCAGCCACAGGTTGAAAAATGGGTCCTTAACAAAATCGAGACTCTGTCTGAATCCAAATCACCGGTTCGAGTTCGCGCTGAAGGATTTAGTTTTAAAATATTTAAGCCTTCCGTCACTCTTTCAAAAATCGAATTACAGGGTCAAGGCGAACTCAAAGCAATTATCGAAAAAATCGAAGTCGAGCGAGTCCGTGTTTTTATCGACTACTTTGATCTTATTGCCGGAAGATTGAATATCTCAGCGATTGCTATCACCTCCCCTGTCGTACATCTCAATTTAGACCCTGTTCTTAAGGATACGAAAGCTCCGCAGAAGCTGCCGATTGATGCGCTTTTCGATCATCTCGAAGGTCTCCCCCTTGATAGAGTTTTCCTAAGAGACATTCAGCTTTCTCTTAAAGCCCCGTCGCAAAACTGGAGCGTGATTGTTGACGGTGGCGAGCTTGCTCTTACCAATAAAGAAAAGAATATCAATGCCAAGGCTAATCTTCCTGAGATTGTCGCCAATCTTGGAAAGATCGGCTCTTTCGCCGCAGCTATTGATTCCCATCTGTTTTTAAATCGTAAGTCCCTAAAGATTGTTCAGTTCAGTGTACAGCATGGCGAGTCTGAAGTTTCTGTTCGCGGAGAAATCACTCCTATCGCCAACGTGACCGTAAAACCTGCCGGCTTGATTGCCGTCACCACGCGTCTGAATTTAGAAGATGCTAACACGGAACTTGCGAAAATCTTCCCAGACAAAAAGTTACCATCGGTATCTGGAGCTTTACGCGCCGAAGTTGAAGCTCGCCTCAATGGCATGGATCGAGTCACTGCCAAAGCTAGCATTCAGTCCAACAACTTCATCTTTGACAAATTCGAGTTAGGTGACGCGCGCATCGAGGGAGAATTTAAAGAGAATACAATTTCTTTTTCTGAATTCCAGGTGTCCCACCCTTCTGGGGATGCCACGATTAAGAAATCCAAACTTTTCTTAAGCAATGATCTGGCATTCAGTGCCGAAGTCGCTACAGACAACCTGGATCTTTATAAACTTTTTAAAAGTTTAAACCTTGGCAACATTCCAGTGGGAGTCGATATTTCGGCACGCCTTCCCTGCTCTGGAAAAATTCGCCCCTCTTTTGAGTTGAGCTGTTCGCAAGGCGAGATTCACGGGAAAAATCTCTGGGTTCACACGGGGTTTGGACCTCAAGAAACGTCCATTTTAGATTTAGAAAGCCTCTCGGCCCGCGGAAGTGTTCACGTGACGATGGATTCTGTGTCTTACACAGCAGCTCTCCAAGTTGGAGACAGCGTTGGGCAATCGGAAGGTGTTATCGACTATCACAAAGGTTTTAAAATTAACTTTGCGACAAAAAGTTTAGATTTTAAAAACGTTAAAAATCTGGCTCATCTTCATTTTTCTGGTCAGGCCGGAATTGAGGGGCAAACCTCTGGCAACGCTTCCACGGCGCAGTTTTCTATGAAGGTCAATGCTCGGAACTTTGTCTTTGAACGTTTTCATCTTGGCAATTTAATCTCTGACCTTTCATTCAAAAAAAGTGTTCTGTATTTTCAAAACCTCGCGGGCTCCATTGGTAAAAGCCAATATCTTGGCGATTTAGATGTAGACCTTCATAACATGACTCTCGATGGAGAGTTTAGCGCTCCTTCCACAGATCTTAACGACATCGCTTTTGTTTTCGATAATATCTATCGCTTTCCATTTACCGTGCGCGGCTCTGGCGCAGTAAAGGCCCGCGTCTCAGGTCCGTTGAGTTTATGGAAAATGAACTACAAATTGGATTCAGCTTTTCAAAACGTGAGCATCGGCTCTGAGAACTTCAATAGCCTTGATGTCAATTTTACGGGCCTTGATGGAAATCTTCAGATTGAAAAGGCTTTACTCAAAAAAAATCAATCCACTCTACAATTGCGCGGAGGCATCTCTTCTCGTCAGATTTTTGATATTCAAGCCGATGCAAAGAATTGGAAACTCGAAGAGTCTGACATCATCAGCTCGATCAATTCCAATATCGTGGGCACCCTTAATTTCGCTGCCCAATTTCAAGACTCTGTCTATGCGCCAGTGATTAAGTTAAATGGCAGCATCACTGACACGTATTTTGAAGAGCATGAAATTCCGAATTCTAATTTTGCCATTTCCCTCAATACTCAATCTCTTAACACTCAGCTCAGTCTTTTTGGCAATAGAGTCACTGCACTTATCAACTATCCTTTTTCGAAAAATACAACGCCTCTCGTTTTAAAAGTAAATACTTCTGAATGGAACTACTCGAATCTTTTAGGACTTATTGGCGGAGCTAGCCTTGCTAACGACTACGACTCTAAGCTCACTGCCAAGATCGACCTGACATCGCCGTCCGGAGAGCTCTTTAAAGCCTCTGGCTCCGTGAACATTGAACATTTCGCGCTACAAAGAGGAGATCTGGCTTTTGCCAACAAAGAACCGATTGAGATCCTTGCCGATAACGGCCGCGTTAGCTTTAAGAACTTCCACCTCGAAGGCCCCGGTAATTATCTGCAAATTAAAGGCGATAACTTCACAGCCGAGAATCTGAATGTGAATCTGAACTCTCGCGCCAACCTTCACCTCTTGCATATTTTCTTACCTTTCTTAGAAGATCTTGGTGGACAGGTTCAATTTTCAACGACAGTTTCAGGCTCTGTTGCTAAACCGCAAATACTTGGAAACTTAACTTCACGAAATGCCTTTATCAAAATCAAAGGCTTACCGCACCCTATTGAGAGATTGTCGTTGGATGCGGCTTTCTCTCAAAGCAAAGTTTTAATTAACGGTATTCAAGGTCAAATCGCTGGCGGCACTGTTACAGGCGAAGGTGGCATCCTTATCAACGGCATTAGGGATCTTCCCACTTCAATTCGTTTGGGCCTTGAAAACGTCACCATGAACGTACCGGATCGAGTGCGTAGCACTGGAAATGCAGATCTTCTATTTTCCGGAAACTGGTTCCCGTTCACTTTGTCTGGAACTTATCGCATTCAAAACGCCTTTATTGATAAAGAATTCACTGAAGATGCAGGTGGCGTCACTGGCGTCCGTCAATCCTACTATCTTCCTAAGGGAATCAAAGAAGGCAACTTTCAACCTCTCTTCCTAGACATTCAACTTGTCATGGAGAGAAATATTATCGTTAAAAATTCTCTGATCGACGGCTCTGTCAACGGTCAGCTTCAAGTAAAAGGTACTCCTGACAGTCCGATTCTCTTGGGCCGTATCAACCTTGATCGAAAATCAAAATTAATTTTTAAAGATAAAATTTTTGAAATTCAAAACGGACTGATCGAGTTCAATGACCCGAATGAAATCAATCCGAATCTTTATATCAATGCTTTATCTAGAATCAATGACTACGACATCACTCTATTAACTCAAGGGTCGGCAAAGAACCTGATCATTCGCCTCACGAGTGTTCCCCCATTGCCCGAGCAAGACATTATCTCTCTTATTGCACTGGGTGTAACCTCTTCGGCCATGGACCAAAACGTTCAGTCACGCCAACAAGCAGAACAATTAGGCGTGGAAATCGGCGGAGCAGTTTTAGCAAAACCGATTAGTAAACAACTTGAAAATACAATTGGCTTTAACTTTCAAGTGACCTCTGAGTATGACTCCATTCGCAATATCACTGTCCCTAAAGTCACACTCAGTAGATATCTTTCAGACAAAGTAAAAGTCTCTGGTGGGCGCCCTGTGCGCGAATCCCAATCCTATGACATCAAACTTGAGTATCTCTTTAACAATAACATGACTGCGATTGGTTCGTTTGAGAATCGCGGAATTGAAGAAGAACCCAGCTTGCAGGGGTCCCAACAGGAAGCCCAAAGTATTTTTGGCTTGGACCTTGAGTTTAAGTGGGAGTTTAAATAA
- a CDS encoding surface antigen (COG4775 Outer membrane protein/protective antigen OMA87): MLFARSLIFLSLILCMETAFAKKALDYSSLPESVREDLVRRLPYVQNEKIGLSQVDEVIRFLQQKSQFNNIQVIDEGGNSPYQILFERSKRITDVRFTGNKNLSTSEVESLLSVKAGDSFDQQSLIEGGERIRRAYEDKGFMNAIIDIEMPPEDEDKVGILIRVNENRRSLIHNVLVQSANDELNDQIVKELSRYLNKPYTDEILSQISDRAEQYFRKKRYIRAELMGPRVEFNKDESQATLRYRIDKPESYTLDYGKVSPLKIREVEKILDLDSYSSASPALASELAQKIRASYLEKGYARAEVKSHETATNNRFNKKISFDIEEGPRIKIEKIHINGRYSRNEKYYINTIKEHSSKLIANGYYNKEEFEVGLKNLGLEMQNNGYLQAKVLSSRTQYNKAKDGVSIFVNLDEGPLTNIQRIEFIGNNSYSEQELLKVIGLSQGALKLYQIEQSIDKLKSFYQDNGYIEMSLLNEREDLVTYEDNNTQAYLKFQILEGPRVRASSIIIEGNSFTRSSIIERELEFSKDELLTPYKIEESIARLQRTGFFSSVEIATLEEKTAVADRTVVVKVTERDPGLINLGFGATNERNLTLRGYVGASYRNLLGTGRGISLRLEGNYNVADIKYLESRIVFGYLEPYLFNTRVRGRLNISRSSTVTDYDLKKVSEVNSTTYSLEKDFTSHILGIWDLWSLATIRDYSLEDKFPSLTQDIASMGPTIDLDFRDNPFNPTRGTFTRWAAEYASPDFGSSKTIEYWRTTLSFTQYNSIGTLQKQPVVWANQVRGGYLKNMDPEGGVPWDKKGFTLGGQATIRGYEAGTQEVFPNRADLGLGPNDSTYFLSTQATMFIIKSEVRFPVWESLGGALFYDGGSVKIDGLNLPDNYRDSAGFGIRYNTPVGPLSLDWAWKLDARPNEEPWRFHLSIGTF, translated from the coding sequence ATGCTGTTCGCCCGCTCCTTGATTTTTCTTTCGCTGATTCTTTGCATGGAAACCGCCTTTGCCAAAAAGGCTTTGGATTACTCATCCCTTCCTGAATCCGTGCGCGAAGACTTAGTGAGACGTTTACCCTATGTTCAGAACGAAAAAATCGGCCTTTCTCAGGTTGATGAGGTGATTCGTTTCTTACAACAAAAGTCCCAGTTCAATAACATCCAAGTTATTGATGAAGGCGGGAACAGTCCTTATCAAATCCTCTTTGAGAGAAGTAAACGGATTACCGACGTTCGATTTACAGGAAACAAAAATCTTTCAACTTCGGAAGTTGAAAGTCTACTGAGCGTTAAGGCTGGAGACAGTTTTGACCAACAGTCTTTAATCGAAGGCGGAGAACGCATCCGTCGCGCCTATGAAGACAAAGGCTTCATGAACGCAATTATTGATATCGAAATGCCACCGGAAGACGAAGACAAAGTTGGTATTTTAATTCGCGTCAATGAGAATAGACGAAGTCTTATTCACAATGTTCTAGTTCAGAGTGCCAACGACGAATTAAACGACCAGATCGTCAAAGAGTTGTCGCGCTACCTCAACAAACCGTACACAGACGAAATTTTGAGTCAAATTTCTGATCGCGCTGAACAGTACTTCAGAAAAAAAAGATATATCCGCGCGGAGCTCATGGGGCCTCGAGTTGAGTTTAATAAAGACGAGTCACAAGCGACCTTGCGCTATCGCATCGACAAACCAGAGTCCTATACTTTGGACTATGGCAAAGTCAGCCCGCTTAAGATTCGTGAGGTTGAAAAAATTCTAGATCTTGATAGCTATTCTTCAGCAAGTCCCGCCTTAGCGTCGGAGCTTGCACAAAAAATTCGCGCCTCTTATCTTGAAAAAGGCTATGCGCGCGCCGAGGTTAAGTCCCACGAAACTGCGACCAACAATCGCTTTAATAAGAAGATCTCCTTCGATATCGAAGAAGGCCCACGGATCAAAATTGAAAAGATTCACATCAACGGCCGTTATAGCCGTAATGAGAAGTACTATATCAACACAATCAAAGAACACAGTTCAAAACTGATTGCTAACGGTTATTACAACAAAGAGGAATTTGAAGTTGGCCTCAAAAACCTCGGTCTTGAAATGCAAAACAACGGCTACCTTCAAGCCAAGGTTCTTTCAAGTCGTACTCAATATAACAAAGCCAAAGATGGTGTTTCAATTTTTGTAAATTTGGATGAGGGGCCCCTAACCAATATTCAGCGCATCGAATTTATTGGAAACAATAGCTATAGCGAACAGGAACTCTTAAAAGTTATTGGACTCAGTCAAGGCGCTTTGAAACTTTACCAGATCGAGCAATCCATTGATAAGTTGAAGTCTTTTTATCAAGACAATGGCTATATCGAAATGTCACTTCTTAACGAGCGTGAAGACTTAGTTACCTACGAGGACAATAACACTCAAGCTTATTTGAAGTTTCAAATCCTAGAAGGTCCTCGTGTTCGAGCGTCTTCTATTATTATTGAAGGCAATAGTTTTACAAGAAGCTCCATTATTGAGCGTGAACTTGAGTTCTCTAAGGATGAGCTTTTAACTCCTTATAAAATTGAAGAGTCCATTGCTCGCCTGCAACGCACTGGTTTCTTCTCTTCGGTCGAAATTGCAACTCTTGAAGAGAAAACAGCCGTAGCGGATCGTACGGTTGTCGTAAAAGTCACCGAAAGAGATCCCGGCCTCATCAACTTAGGGTTTGGTGCGACAAATGAGCGCAATCTGACGTTGCGGGGATATGTCGGTGCCTCTTATAGGAATCTTCTAGGAACAGGGCGCGGTATATCTCTACGCCTTGAAGGAAATTATAACGTCGCGGATATCAAGTATCTTGAAAGTCGCATTGTTTTTGGTTACCTCGAACCTTATCTCTTCAATACCCGTGTTCGTGGTCGTTTGAATATTTCCCGTTCAAGCACTGTGACAGACTATGATTTGAAAAAAGTTTCAGAGGTCAACTCAACGACCTACTCTTTGGAAAAAGATTTCACTTCGCATATCTTAGGCATTTGGGACCTTTGGTCTCTGGCGACTATTCGCGACTATAGCTTGGAAGATAAATTCCCGTCTTTAACTCAAGATATTGCCTCTATGGGACCAACTATTGATTTAGACTTCCGCGACAACCCCTTTAATCCTACGCGAGGGACGTTCACTCGTTGGGCGGCAGAATACGCATCTCCAGATTTTGGAAGCTCAAAGACGATCGAGTATTGGAGAACAACTCTTAGCTTCACTCAATACAACAGTATCGGCACTCTGCAAAAACAACCGGTTGTGTGGGCCAATCAAGTGCGTGGTGGCTACTTAAAAAACATGGACCCGGAAGGGGGAGTTCCTTGGGACAAGAAAGGTTTTACACTTGGAGGCCAAGCCACTATTCGTGGTTATGAGGCCGGGACCCAAGAAGTCTTTCCAAATCGAGCCGACTTAGGATTAGGCCCTAACGATTCCACTTACTTCCTTTCCACGCAGGCCACGATGTTTATTATCAAGTCTGAAGTACGCTTCCCTGTTTGGGAAAGCTTAGGGGGAGCTCTTTTTTATGATGGTGGCTCCGTAAAAATTGATGGCCTCAATCTGCCAGATAACTATCGTGACTCTGCAGGCTTTGGAATTCGCTATAACACCCCTGTTGGCCCTTTAAGCTTGGATTGGGCCTGGAAGCTAGACGCTCGCCCTAATGAAGAACCATGGCGTTTCCATCTATCTATCGGAACGTTCTAG
- a CDS encoding hypothetical protein (COG1396 Predicted transcriptional regulators) → MKNKNGLADFLKTKRIAAGLSQRDVADKLGYSTPQFISNWERGVSHPPITALKKLGDLYKVPADDLFDVTLKATIQEVTQDLKRKFASSRK, encoded by the coding sequence ATGAAAAATAAAAATGGTTTAGCTGATTTTCTTAAAACTAAACGAATCGCTGCCGGACTGTCTCAAAGAGATGTAGCTGACAAGCTTGGATACTCAACTCCTCAATTTATCTCAAATTGGGAAAGAGGTGTTTCTCACCCTCCAATTACGGCCTTAAAGAAGCTAGGGGATCTTTACAAGGTGCCCGCCGATGACCTTTTTGATGTGACGTTAAAGGCGACTATCCAAGAAGTGACTCAAGATTTGAAAAGAAAGTTTGCAAGCAGCCGAAAGTAA
- a CDS encoding 2-methylcitrate dehydratase (COG2079 Uncharacterized protein involved in propionate catabolism): MKKHLVRVYPSKEHLDRKDQLAWKIAEIASDNAPIKADVTDMVINRIIDNASVAIAAANRRPVASARSMALAHPRTGGATVFGMPNDQKFDCEWATWANGTAVRELDYHDTFLAADYSHPADNIPALIAVAQQMGKNGKDLLRGIVTAYEVHVDLVKAICLHEHKKDHIAHLGPAAAAGIGTMLNLPTETIYQAVQQAVHVCFTTRQSRKGEISSWKAYAPAHATKLAIEAVDRVMRGEGAPSPIYEGEDSVIAWMLSGKNAQYEVPLPEVGEEKRAILETYTKEHSAEYQSQALIDLARKMKPMVKNFDDIEKIVIHTSHHTHYVIGTGANDPQKMDPKASRETLDHSIMYIFAVALQDGSWHHVDSYTPERANRPDTVALWNKVSTVEDPQWTEWYHDRDPNKKRFGGRVEIIMKDGSKIVDELGVADAHPAGARPFKRADYVRKFDIITEGLISKEERNRFIDLVGRLETLTAEEVQQLNVQMPIDKLINNKRDTKGIF; this comes from the coding sequence ATGAAGAAACACCTCGTTCGCGTTTATCCTTCGAAAGAACACTTAGACCGCAAAGACCAGTTGGCGTGGAAAATTGCAGAAATCGCTTCTGACAATGCTCCTATCAAAGCTGACGTAACTGATATGGTTATCAACCGCATCATCGACAATGCCTCTGTAGCAATCGCTGCGGCAAACCGCCGTCCAGTGGCTTCTGCTAGATCAATGGCTTTGGCGCATCCGCGCACAGGTGGCGCGACTGTTTTCGGTATGCCTAACGATCAAAAATTTGATTGTGAATGGGCGACTTGGGCCAACGGAACAGCTGTTCGTGAACTTGACTATCACGACACATTCCTTGCTGCTGACTACTCTCACCCTGCTGACAATATTCCAGCGCTTATCGCCGTTGCTCAACAAATGGGCAAAAATGGTAAAGACCTTCTTCGCGGTATCGTAACTGCTTACGAAGTTCACGTTGATCTAGTGAAAGCAATTTGCCTTCATGAGCATAAAAAAGATCATATCGCTCACTTAGGCCCTGCTGCGGCTGCGGGTATCGGTACAATGTTAAATCTTCCAACCGAAACAATTTACCAAGCGGTTCAACAAGCGGTTCACGTTTGCTTTACAACTCGCCAATCCCGTAAAGGTGAGATCTCTTCTTGGAAAGCATACGCCCCAGCACACGCTACTAAACTAGCAATCGAAGCTGTTGACCGTGTTATGCGTGGCGAAGGTGCTCCATCTCCGATTTACGAAGGTGAAGACTCTGTTATCGCATGGATGCTTTCAGGCAAAAATGCACAATACGAAGTTCCACTTCCAGAAGTTGGCGAAGAAAAACGCGCTATCCTTGAGACTTACACAAAAGAACACTCTGCTGAGTACCAATCTCAAGCATTGATCGACTTAGCTCGTAAGATGAAGCCAATGGTTAAGAATTTTGACGATATCGAAAAAATCGTTATCCACACTTCTCACCATACTCACTACGTTATCGGTACTGGCGCTAACGATCCGCAAAAAATGGATCCAAAAGCTTCTCGCGAAACTCTTGATCACTCGATCATGTACATTTTCGCAGTGGCTCTTCAAGATGGCTCTTGGCACCACGTTGACTCGTACACTCCAGAGCGTGCAAATCGCCCTGACACTGTGGCTCTTTGGAACAAAGTTTCCACTGTTGAAGATCCACAATGGACAGAGTGGTACCACGACAGAGATCCAAACAAAAAACGTTTCGGTGGCCGCGTAGAAATCATCATGAAAGATGGCTCTAAGATTGTTGATGAACTTGGTGTTGCTGACGCTCACCCTGCTGGAGCACGTCCATTCAAACGCGCTGACTACGTTCGCAAGTTTGATATCATCACTGAAGGTCTTATCTCTAAAGAAGAGCGCAACCGCTTCATCGATCTTGTTGGAAGACTTGAAACTTTGACGGCTGAAGAAGTTCAACAACTGAACGTTCAGATGCCAATCGATAAGTTGATCAACAACAAGCGTGACACAAAAGGTATCTTCTAA